Part of the Falco cherrug isolate bFalChe1 chromosome 1, bFalChe1.pri, whole genome shotgun sequence genome, TGATAAGAAATTGATGATTCAGCCACTGAGCAATATAATTCGTTATTTCTCACTCACTTGAAAATAAGCTTGAATGTCTATTAAAGCTGTTGTGGCAATAGCTGTTGCAAGTATGTCTAACAGTGACATCTACACTTAATGCTTGCAATTGTttctgtaatataaaaatattactacGTTGTTTTGCTATTGCACTGCAGGTTATCTGACCAAGCACGAAGTTGTGATTCAGTTAAACACGTATTGTTGCCAGAAATGATTAAAGTTTGTCCTAtaacatatgaaaataaaattactgtaagCAAGAAAATTACAAACTAGTTCACAGAATACTAGTCTAAagtaaaatcacagaatgagAAACTCTACAAAATATCTGAAGATGGAAAGAGGTTAAGCATGAGCTAACAATATTGACactgttattaaaaagaaaattattataatagATGTATTGTCAGAAATACGAGATGGAAACCAAATAAATCACTTCAATTATTTCACTTAATTCAAATCTGTCAGCCTGAAatgatgaatttttaaaagataaaacaacCAGAACAGTAAAATTACACACAGAAGCAACTTAGCAAATAGAAGCGAGAAGTAAAGATGACAAACATAAAAAGATGAACATAACTTTCTGACACTCCAAAATTACTGCACCACAAaggatgatttaaaaaaaaaaaagaaagaacaatgcAAAGACCAAGTACTTTCAATAACCCATTAAGACTGAtctaaaaatgtttagaaaagtAAGCTTGagcaaaacagtaaaaaaaccccaaacactaaAAAAGGCTATGAGATTTCCTCATATACACTGATTTGCAGCAATGTTCTATCAGTGATTCAAAAGGATAATTACTAGTTTACATGAATATAAGAAGAAAGAACAGGTCCCCACAACTCTAAGCAGGCAATTGAACAATATGCAAGAGTCACAAGAGCTATAGAAAGCTGCACGAGACCCACCACTCAGTATTGCAGGAACGCTGAGAACAATGTTGCACTATGCAAAGAGGGCTAGGTTACCTACTAGATGTTTTTTCAACCCAGAAgattttttgaagaaagaaatgttgcaaacagccaaaaagtcagaaaaatttattttaatactttcacTTTTTACTAGCATTGCTTTACTaagctttgaaaagaaatcagacCTGTTTTCTAGGTCATGCAATTCAGGCAGGTGCATCTGCATTCTGCATTCATGCAAACCAACGCTTCTCCCGTTTGGAAACAGACAAACATAAAAAACCACCAGTTAAGTAGGAAAACTAGCTTAACAACTCATTTTCCTGATCAGGACATAAACCAAACTGCTGGAAAGTGTTACCTGCTAGtagcaaaggaaaattttatCGTGTATTATAGAAAATACAGACTGTTTCAGCCCATAACTTAGCTTTTCTCTGATCACATACCTGCCCAGATATTGTTGATACTATTTGCAGCAGTCACATCTTCCAAGAAATCTGGTCAACACCATGAGAAGCATATCTCTTAAGAGTGAACTGGAACATGTAGAAAAGCGAAGTATAATTTTAATCATCTCTTAGCACtgatttaaaaaccaaaagcaaactAGTATCTTTAAGAAGAGTAAGACAAAAAATGGTAGGAAATAGAACATTTCAAGGTACTAAGTAGGAAAACTAATCTTTGAGTATCTATCAAACATAAAAGATCAGCACCCTGGACATGTAAGCTCttcttgagaaaaaaaccttcctgaCCTTCTCTTTGCCCAGAAGGTCACAGTTTCTGAGCACAATGATCTCCAGATCCCATTTCTTCATACAAAGTATGTTCCagctagaatttttttaaaattgaaaattaaatatatgaaCATCAGAGATCCTctcagcatgtatttttttctggaagcacaaaacctgaaaatctcTGAATCCAAGAAGGGATATACACTCCACCATGTAATGATGCATGCTTGGCAACAACTATTTTCTGCTGAGATctacaccaaaagaaaaagtacaatATTCCTTTCAGCTGCAAGTAGGCtttcaaattctgctttgtgCCTGTTCTAAAGAAGCTTTGCTGGTATTATTGGAATAAAAGTGATTTTGACTTTTCATATTGCAGTGGCTTATGTTGCCAGTTTACAGTTTTGAGAAACCTATTAACTATTAGCCCTGTTCCGACACCCTTACTTGGTTCCTTTCCAGACTCATTTCTATTGTCTTCAGCAGGTCTTGCCCATGAATAATAGAGTGAGGGCACGGTTCAGTGTGGATAAACTGATTTTGCAATAACAATGAAGTAGCGTGTGTAACACTATGCAGTTACGCGCTAATACCTGTGCAGAATGTTACTAGGTAACTGAACTGTACAAATTCAGGCCAGCTAACCCTTTCTGTTTGATTGAGAGCATCACAAACCACCACATATCAAACTAGACAGGAAACAGAACTTCAAAAGCAATGGAAACTACCAAAGTTACTCTTTTGACAGCAGTTATTTGAATACAAAACCCGAGTTCAGGATGTGCGTTACCCCATTTACCTACTTACATGCATTTGAGCAGATTCCTAGCTCATCTACTTCAGCTCTAAGCTGTGTGCCAGACTGGGACAGCACCCTGATTTTACTGTTGATAAAACTCTCTTTGCTTCTGGCTCAGTTTCCAATGTTAGCTGGTTGTCCTGAGCCATTAAAAAATAGAggtgagaagggaaaggaaatttaaaatttatatacaAATAGTATGTAAAGAAGAACCTGGCAAAACTAGGAAACTTACATTCATGCATTGCTCTGCCACATGCTGACAGAATGACCTTGAGCAAGTCACTTcacttttctttgcattttcttccaaaatacagTCTGAGGATACTGAGTTATACTTGatatcaaaaatatatttaccaAAAGAGAGTTAATAAATAGTAAATCAACCATTATGGAGTCTTACAGGTCATTCATTTGTTTATATCCACGGCTTAGAAACTGTCCACAATGCCTCTGACTAATGAGTTTACCATAATCTCTAATGTGGAATTATATTTTTGGCATGAATGCGTTAATTATCAAACAATAAACAGATGTTCTAGAGTActttaaatgtttatgaaaGCCTGTAAGATCCATGAATTATTTACCACAATGCAAACCTGTGACATAAAAGATGGTTTATGTTCTCAAAGTATGTTGAGACCTATGAGGAAAAATTACTTAAGTTCTAAATCTCAGCAATATTGTTATTCTGCCTACAGCGTACCAAGATTTACTATACAGTCCTATAGTGAAATGAAATTCATTTCAGAGTAAAGACTGtgatttcagttcttcagaCAACTAGTGTAGCAGGAATTGACGCCTGACTGATTTGACTCAAAGCAACGTTGTCATACCTGATACTGCAACAGaattaaagaagaaactgaGGTTCTGAAAACTGTGTGAAATAAACCTCTGATGAAGAGCCAAATCCTACAGGAttactgcttgttttctttgttcccGGCTCCCTGTGACCCGTTCTCTCCAGTGacctttgccttttcctccaCTACCTCAGAGCAGCCACTAGTGAAGGCAATGGATCATTgaaaattgaaacaaattaaCCTTAGGTTAGTTGCCTTCACCAGGGCAACCCTTAACGCAGCAGAAGACACTCAGTCAACACATACACTTTCATTACTAGTTCAGTGAAAAGGGAATGTCAAAAGTATAACATGCCTGGCCAACACACTGCACAACGAAGAAACCAACCAACAGAGACCAGACTGCCTAACCTGGTTAACCCTGCTTGTGGGATACTACTCGACATCTCTCACCCTGCCCTCTCGCTGCAGCTTGTTTCTGTACGCCTCCAGCTTTCCCTCCCCACCTAACCTGGTCTTCTCTCTCACTTTTtattccttcagctgctccttcttttctcttaaaCAACCTACCTGAGGCACTGAGCTCTGCCTCTTATTCTGCCTCCTTTTTGCCCTTACTGACATTTGCTGCACCTCCACATCTCCATCCCCACTCGCGAGACTTTAACATTGCTCAATCAGCCCTTCTTGTGTTCCCGTTCTGTCCTTCTGCCCATTCCACTCCCCTTTCTTCTCTTCACTTACTGCCGCTGGAAGATACGCTTCACGTATTTCCCACAGGCCTATTAAATGTCCTGGATTAAATGTCCGCATGTCCTGGATCCCCTTGTCTGACTCCCCCTCTGCAGCTTCAGTCTCTTAAAGAGACCTCTGTTTCTCACACCATCCCACACCTTACTCACACTGGGGCTGCCCTCACCCTCCCTGTCACTTTTGATCTGGTTTTGAGCAACAGCTCAGCTCTTTTCCCCTCCAAAGAATTCTCAGCGAGCCAGCCAGGTCCTCCTTATCAGCCTTCCTCTGTGGTTTCAACTGactcccttcctttcctcacAATTTCTCACACTCATCCTCGTGAAGTTTCCAAGCTTCATGCTGATGTCCTGCTGACACCCTATAGCAGACACCGATACATATCCTTGCCCTGGTCCGTTCATGTCACCTGCACCCACACATACGTCAGCCTGCCTTCAGCTTCAGCTTCCTGGCTGGCCTGCGATCAGGCTTACTTCATCCACAACCATTTAACTGTCCCCCCCTTCCAGTTGTGCCACCCTCCTAACTTTTTCTCCTACTTTTGCAAGTTAACTGAAGACCTGGCTGCCTTTCACCACTTCGAATGCACTTCTCAAATGCTCTCTTCCTGAACATCTTCTGCACAAATTCTTACCAAAGGAAATATTAACATGGTACTCTCCCCTTCCTGCAAGTGTATTCCTGTGTGGCatgttggggattttttctttcctgcttgtCCACCCCACGTTTGTCCTGTTACAATGAAACTGCTGATCTGTTTCATATCCATTTTCATCCACttcctcagttttcttctgaaattttacAGATGCTCTAATAAACAAACATACCCTATGTTGACTCCCACTGCTATTTCCAGCACTAACACTTCCCTCCTCAATGTGCTGCTTACACCTACTATCCAGTTTTCCCCCTCTCCATCTCGATGTAGGCTCCTAAGCCAGATAATACCAATACCCAGATAAAATTGCCCTCACAAATATTTGCCCAAGACAAAACTCGAAACCCACACTCCTTCATTCTTCTTGATCATCTTTGTCACTACCAACCCTGTTATTTCTCTATAACTCTCATTCTCATTTAGCCTCTTTGGGCATTCTTACTCTCTTCCTCCTGACCACAAACATAAACCTACAGGAGAATTTACTACAACCCTACAAATCCTTCCTGAAAACCCTCCACATACTTTTTGGTATTGGCATTCTTGCCAATGCACTGTCTACCCCATCACTGCCTATGCTGGGAGGCAGGATGGTCTGACCGACTCCTTGTGCTCCCTTGTGTGTCTGCTGTCAGACTCAGACTGCTGACTTTTGAGAAAAAGCTCTCACATTTTGTGCCTGGCCTGGCCTCAACACTAGGGCTCCCGGTGTCCtggaaatgcaaataaacacGGGTACACACTATTTTGTAAAAGTTGATCTCCTAGTATTTCGAGCTGGCTATTCACACGTCAAAGCACAATGCAGTCAGTCACTAGTACCTCTTGAAAATGTAAGTCTAGGTTATTATTTTTAGCTCagaatttttaggaaaaaaagtgtttttatgcTGTCAGCTATAGAAAGCACCCACAAACTCAGCCTAGAAAACCAGCTAATCCTTTCCAAGCTGCAAAGATCTAAGGAAGATGAGGCTTTCAataattcagaaaggaaagcttGCATTTTCAGAACTATTGTAACCATTTCTCTACGAAAGTAACAACTATTCTGAATATAGAGCACTAAACACCAAGTGTATGAAAAGCCAaagttccttttgtttttttttaaaattacatttccagCTAGTGGAAATGCTTATCCTTGAGTTTGGTGGTACTGGTGGAGTTAGCAGTAAGTTCCTTACAGGATACATTTGAACTCCTACAGCAAGTAGCATAAAAAGCCTCGGTGACATACATAGGAAAGATCCAGCTCGGGCAtttgcagcaaaaagcaaacaaacaaagaatAACTCTCAGAGTAACAGACACATGTCCTGGTCTAGCCTTGCTTTTGCTAAAACTGTTTGGAAGCTGAGTATCTCAAGGCAGTAGATAAGACATCTGGGCTCCAGGAAGGgagagcaaaagcagaaaaagtggCTATTGGCTATTCATTTTTTATGCACTGCTTTCTTAAACACTGGCAGTCACGGGTAAATAGTATTAgtgctacagaaatatttattaaactaAAGAGCCTCTGTGGAGTAGGATGATGATGCACAACAGTAACTTCACAAACTAACTGGGATTCTCATGTAAAGACTTTATtacaatgtcatttttttttttttaagaaaaggcaATTTAAATGGGCTAACCCAAAAATGGTGTGAAAGGGGCAGGCAAAAGACCCTTTCAGGCTAGATCCCACCATCACACTCTCACTCCAGGCCCCCCACTgtccttcctccccagcagtATCCCACTGCCACTCTCCCACCTCTCACTCACCACACACCAGTCAGCAGGACACTGGTTGACACCTGAGTGCACACACTGGTGAGACCTTATCAGTCTGGACAGTCGGGCAGCAACTGTGAGCATCACCATCCCACGGGTCTGTATGAAACCAGCAGTAGAAGCTCTGAGATGTTAAAAGGCACGTTTACTCTCCTGTGAAAAGACAAGACACCAGACCTGGGTGAagtatgaggaagaaaatggaaaagtcaAGGGTACCAGGCAGCTACATACGTTGAACGGTACTCCTCTCAACTCACAGTCTAGTTCTAGGGATCCCCTACGCTTCTTGCTTGCACCTGCTTTCAGTCCTTGCTCGGAGAAAAGGTCTCTTCAGGGGGgctctcttcccctttcttaGAAGCTAAGGAAAGGCTGCATCCACCTGCTCAGGATGGCCAAGGAGCAAAGGGTGCTCCTGGAAGTTAAAGCTGTCGTCCACTTCCCAGAGTTGAGGTTCATGAGAAGAGATCTCTACCTcaacagagcagcagagggCAAGAGAGACAGGGGATCAAATTTACCGTCTCATTGACTTGTGCTACCAAACGCGTCAGTGAGAAGAGATTTGCTGTCCTGAATAGAATGTCTTTTTGTGGAACGGCCAATCTTTTAGCACTACATGAAGATGAATCCTATTTCCATTATTGACACCATGTTACCAAATCAAAGCAGACTCCGCTACCCTATGCATTCCTCAGTATAACACTGCCCTAGGGGCACATCTTTGTGCCTCTTTTAAGGCAAACTCCTAAGTATGCATCTACAACCTGCTGCATCAGCTTTCCCGTAACTATTCCACACAACTAAATCACCCAACAGCGAGTGAATCGTAAGTTCTTGCTTTCTTATGGGGGTTAGCCAAAACGAACAGATCAGAAACAGGGAAACGAAGTGAGGGAACCATCTAATCTGCATCTGAGACTCAAAAGTTTCCCTAAGAACCAGACAGTGAATGAAGGCAGGGTTTGACTACAGCCTTGACTCTCACGTTCGGTGTGAGACAAGCACGTGAAGCGTGCCTAGGCAGTGCTGCCCGGagtcccctctcctccctcccccttcaGAGGGGACTGAACGCCACTCTTGTGAGGGTCTGGCCTCGCAGGGTTGAAATGAGGGTACGATGCAGTAAGGCACGTTGTCTCCTCTTCAGGAAAGCCAGGTCCTGGAGCATGCCAGGGTACTTAAATACCTCGACGCCTGCAAGCTCGTGCAGCGTATCAGACATGAAGTTGCTCTCTTTATCCTTGGTTCAGAGAGGTCTAGCCCCATTCCTGGCAACGGACGCTCGTGAACCAACCACCACTACATCACCTCCAAGCTGACTACGCACCCCCAGTGACCTTTGCTGTAGGGCATGCCGGCCACGCCAGGATGCCTGCCCGGCGCCCAGATCCCCCTCGCTATTCACGGTGTGAATGCGCCCACACGAAGCCAAGGCTTAAAGCGCTCCTGCTCCACCGAGCTGACCGGCCGCCGCGGCCAGGCCTCTCTGGCCTGCGTGAAACAGTTAACGCTGCCACAGGTCCTCCTGCCAGCTTCCTCAGTCCCCTCCTGTGCCTCCCAGGAGCTATTAATACAGCAGGCACATGCTCTGACATAGCGTTCCCCGGCAGCCACCAGATAACTTTAATTTGCCCTTTAAACGTCCCGAGCGCGCTGGCCCTCGCCGTCCCTCCACGGGGCAACATGGCGGCActgccccgcgccccccgaCGGGGGCGGGCTCCGGGGGGTCCCAGCCAATGCCCGCGCCCCGGGGGTGCGCCTCCTCCTATCGCGAGAGGCTGCGGGGTATaaggcgggcggcgcggggcgcggggccaTTTGGCCGGCGGtgcgcgggggcggccgggcggggaggTGCGCGGCTCGTTGCCTCTCTCCGGGCAGGGGGTGTCGGAGCGGCTGCCAGCATGGGTGACCAAGCGCTCAGCTTCCTCAAGGATTTTTTGGCCGGTGGGATCGCTGCCGCCATCTCCAAGACGGCTGTCGCCCCCATCGAGAGAGTGAagttgctgctgcaggtgaggcggcggcggcggggggcggcgggcaccGGCCGGCCGGGCTAAATATGGGCAGGAGCTCGGCCGGCTCCGGTGACGCGGGAGCCGCCCGGGCCCTGCGGCACCACCTGGGGGCGGCGGGAGCTGGGCCAGGCCCCGACGGTGCCCTTCAGCGGGCCGCCCTGGCCGCGGGGTCACCCCTGCGGGGTCACCCCTGCGGCGGCCCCCTCCCGACCGCCCTGCCTCTCGCCCTGCAGGTCCAGCATGCCAGCAAACAGATCACGGCCGAGAAGCAGTACAAGGGCATCATCGACTGCATAGTCCGCATCCCCAAGGAGCAAGGCATCATCTCCTTCTGGAGAGGCAACCTGGCCAATGTCATCCGGTACTTCCCCACCCAGGCCCTCAACTTTGCCTTCAAGGACAAGTACAAGCAGATCTTCCTGGGGGGAGTGGACAGGCACAAGCAGTTCTGGCGCTACTTCGCGGGGAACCTGGCGTccgggggcgcggcgggagcCACCTCCCTCTGCTTCGTCTACCCGCTGGATTTCGCCAGGACCCGGCTGGCGGCTGATGTGGGCAAAGGAGCCAGCGAGAGGGAGTTCACTGGCCTGGGCGACTGCATCGTCAAGATCTTCAAGTCTGATGGCTTGAAGGGCCTGTACCAAGGGTTCAGTGTGTCCGTCCAGGGCATCATCATCTACAGAGCGGCCTATTTTGGGGTTTATGACACAGCCAAGGGTAAGAAGTGCATGGAGAAGTGACTACAAGGGACAATCCATCCAGTAAGGGCACTCGGTGGTATAAGGACGAGCAGGACTTGGCTCAGCACCCCTTCAGGGTGCTAGAATGTGCACTggtttttctgaaatgcattccTGCACCTCCCTCAACTTGCTGCTCTGAGGAGAAGCCTTGGGTTTGCAGTGTGTTTTTAGACACTTCctggtttctttctgtcttaACGCTTGTACAGATGAGCTTGTATGGTAGCCTGTTCCTCGTTACTGCTAGAGACCCAAGCCAGGGAGGGTTTTGCAGGAGACACTTTTTGGTCAGGGAGCAGAAAGAGGGCTTAGATCCCAGAACCCAAAAGTCCTATAAACTTGTTTCACTCATAGTAGCTGTTAATGGTCAGCTATGGATGAATGAAGAAGTTGCAGGCTTGACTGAGTGACTCTTGGAGTTGGTGGGCGATTGTTCCTTCCACAGCCATCTTTCCCACAACCTTTTCCCTCTGTACTGACTCTTGTCACTTGTTCTTGACGACAGGTATGTTGCCTGATCCAAAGAATGTGCATATTGTAGTCAGCTGGATGATCGCCCAGAGTGTCACTGCAGTAGCAGGGCTGGTTTCTTACCCTTTTGACACTGTGCGACGTAGGATGATGATGCAGTCTGGCCGAAAGGGAGGTAAGAATAAGTGCTCCTATAGTGTTCTGGCAGCAGAAAGTACCCATTGTATCTCaatgaagagatttttttttgtcttacgGAAAACTAATGACAGTCTCACTggaattctggaaaaaaaataccaaacccccaaaaaccagcCATGGGAAGCAGAGTGCTGGTTATGTCTCTCATGTTCACTTAAGAGGCTGTGAATTTATTTGTTTAGATATCCATGTGGAAaactaaaattacttttcaagaATTGgttacttaattttaaattcttggCTATACTTTGCCTATTCcttgttgttttaaatacatgaaagtTGAACCAGTCTTGCTGTGTAACTTAAAGCCTTCTGACCTTTTTGTCTTGTTTCCACAGCTGATATTATGTACAAGGGCACAATTGATTGCTGGAAGAAGATAGCTAAAGATGAAGGATCCAAAGCGTTCTTCAAGGGTGCCTGGTCGAATGTGTTGAGAGGCATGGGTGGAGCTTTTGTATTAGTACTTTACGATGAAATCAAGAAATACGTCTAAAACTTAACATCCTAATCTAGTTCAATTGTTCTCaatcaactttttttaaaaatgtgctgttGTGATGTAGTGgacaacaaaatatttcctagGGAAACGGAATAAAGTTTCATAACATCAGGTTGAGATGAGAatacattcatttaaaaattgtcCACTACAACACAGTTATATTTTGTATGAAAAGTCATCCAACATTTGTATTGGAACCTGTGTATATATTATACTTCAAATTTCAGGTAATACATTTTATCTAGAGATAAGACTTAGGTGGTGTATGCCTAGTTTAAAACTTAATATTCTGATCTCTTTATTAGAATGAGATCTTCAGAAATACCTATTGTACCACGTGGAGTCTCTAGGCTACCCACCACTCTGATGACATTTATAACATGaattaaaatcatgttttcttttaaagctgtattttttttaatacagtatcAAGTGAAAAGCATGTCTGAAGATACAAACTATATTAAAGCACCTGGCTGTTCCTCACTGCAGCCTTTTCACTTGACACATACAGTTGAAACCATCATCTGATCCTTCAAACATACTTTATAGAATATGGAAATAGTGTTTCAAAAATTCCCTTTATCGTCACAAAGCCAAAAGTTGTCTGCTATGATGTTCAATTGAACTAACTgaagtaatgaaataaattaatacattaatgaacttttttctgttgttttcagtaCATGTCCTTTAAGGTAATGAGCACATCAGCACACTATTACTGATTGATACTGCCTAAgccttttggggtttttttcaatagaGCTTTAGGTAGGTGAAATGGTTCTTGATAATTCCACAATAGCAAAACCAAGTGGATTCAGCTTGAGGGTACTACAGCCAGCTGTCTTACAGATAAGCTACCCTATAGTCTTAGCTGCTTTGGTAATTCATTTATACTATCCTTAACTTTGAAGTAACTGTCTTTGATAGTGAAGTTATTACTGCTTATTTTACTTGTAGTATTGTAGAATGAAATACTTCCCAGTTATTAAAATAACTATACTTCCAACTACACCATTACTAAACAGCTTGAGCTTTTAATTACCAGTAAGATCAGAACATGcttaatacagtttttaaactTTAGTCTGTGAACTCTGAAGAATAGGCTAATTAGGCAAAGGAGGGAAAGTGAGTTGCATCCACTTCAGTTAGACTACATAAACAAGTATTTACTATCCACTAAGCAATACTCAACTTTCAACTGCATCTCTTACTTCATACATACGGCTTCCAGTTATCCCTTTCCTATCTTGGACATTAAATTTGTCAGATGCAGGTAGTCCTACCTGGAAGCAACATCTATCCACCTGCAGAACTGAagcttttgggaaaaaatgggtCCAAAAGTGATAGcctgttttaaaattacctaaatctattttttttgtctcacaAAGACAATTGTTTCATCTCCCTTCTTTTGTGTTCACCATCTTAAATACTTGCTTTCCTGGATACTTggtctgttttcttcccagcagTAAATAACCATGGTTGCAACCTGTTGAACCATAAGTTTGTGAAGAAAGTCTTCCTACTGTTTTTCAAAGTGCTTATTGCATTAGTGTTTGTTAAAAGCTTTActtgcctgcctctgccctttctccttcctccacacGTTCCGAATGGTTCCTTGTGAGAAGCCTGCTAACATGCTGCAACTACTCATTTCACACTTACCTCACTGTCAAGGTGGCATTTGGATGTTTTAGAGATCCAAGCTGGCTACAAAGATACCATAGACAATGACAGACTGTAATACACAGAGGTACCAAACCTTGAGGGGAACTGTATGTGTGAATGAGcagtaagaaaattaaaagaatgcaAGAGAAACTTCAGGTGAGTGTAAATtaagttgttaaaaaaaaaaaaaaaaagaaaaagggcaaAACCCAAGGAGGGAGCAAAGGCTATTAAAAAGGAGAGTGAGGAATATCGATGCAGGAAAATTCCACTGCGGGAAAAGACAATACATGAAATAATACATACGGAAAACATTTAACAGGTGAACAGCTCCTTATTGCTGCTCAAATGCACATGTACATCCTATAGCAGATTCTAGGCAGTACTCTCCATAAAGATACTTGGGGTCA contains:
- the SLC25A4 gene encoding ADP/ATP translocase 1 produces the protein MGDQALSFLKDFLAGGIAAAISKTAVAPIERVKLLLQVQHASKQITAEKQYKGIIDCIVRIPKEQGIISFWRGNLANVIRYFPTQALNFAFKDKYKQIFLGGVDRHKQFWRYFAGNLASGGAAGATSLCFVYPLDFARTRLAADVGKGASEREFTGLGDCIVKIFKSDGLKGLYQGFSVSVQGIIIYRAAYFGVYDTAKGMLPDPKNVHIVVSWMIAQSVTAVAGLVSYPFDTVRRRMMMQSGRKGADIMYKGTIDCWKKIAKDEGSKAFFKGAWSNVLRGMGGAFVLVLYDEIKKYV